From Sulfolobales archaeon, a single genomic window includes:
- a CDS encoding serine--tRNA ligase, translating into RVKGYVHTLNSTAIASTRTITAILENNQDPEGIVEIPKVLRKYLEPFAKAPKDYIYPRRKSSN; encoded by the coding sequence AGGGTGAAGGGCTATGTACATACGCTCAACTCCACAGCAATAGCTAGCACGAGAACCATAACAGCGATTCTCGAGAATAACCAGGATCCCGAGGGCATCGTCGAGATCCCCAAGGTTCTCAGAAAATATCTAGAGCCTTTTGCAAAGGCTCCAAAGGACTATATATATCCGAGGAGAAAATCTAGCAATTAA